The Caballeronia sp. SL2Y3 genome includes a window with the following:
- a CDS encoding SDR family NAD(P)-dependent oxidoreductase, translating to MIVFVTGASAGFGAAIARAFVKGGHRVVAAARRKERLDALSKELGDALLPVEIDVRDESAVRNAIASLPDGFAQIDVLVNNAGLALGLEPAQRANFDDWKNMIDTNCAGLVAVTHAVLPGMVERNRGHVLNLGSVAGTYPYPGGNVYGATKAFARQFSLNLRADLAGTALRVTDIEPGLCGGTEFSNVRFKGDDDKAASVYKDVQPLTAEDIADTIYWIATRPAHVNINTIELMPVAQTFGPLQIHRG from the coding sequence ATGATCGTCTTCGTCACCGGCGCGTCAGCCGGCTTCGGCGCCGCCATCGCGCGCGCTTTCGTCAAGGGCGGCCATCGCGTCGTCGCGGCGGCGCGCCGCAAGGAACGCCTCGACGCGTTGTCGAAGGAACTCGGCGACGCGCTATTGCCCGTCGAAATCGACGTGCGCGACGAAAGCGCCGTGCGAAACGCGATCGCATCGCTGCCTGACGGGTTCGCGCAGATCGACGTGCTCGTGAACAACGCCGGCCTCGCGCTCGGTCTCGAGCCGGCGCAGCGCGCGAACTTCGACGACTGGAAGAACATGATCGACACGAACTGCGCCGGTCTCGTCGCGGTCACGCACGCCGTTCTGCCGGGCATGGTCGAGCGCAATCGCGGCCACGTGCTCAATCTCGGCTCGGTGGCGGGCACTTATCCTTATCCCGGCGGCAACGTCTACGGCGCGACCAAGGCGTTCGCGCGGCAGTTCAGCCTGAACCTGCGCGCCGATCTCGCTGGAACTGCATTGCGCGTGACGGATATCGAGCCGGGCCTGTGCGGCGGAACCGAGTTCTCCAACGTGCGCTTCAAGGGCGACGACGACAAAGCCGCGTCCGTCTACAAGGACGTGCAGCCGCTCACGGCCGAGGACATCGCGGACACGATCTATTGGATCGCCACGCGGCCTGCGCACGTGAACATCAACACGATCGAACTGATGCCGGTCGCGCAGACGTTCGGACCGTTGCAAATTCACCGCGGCTGA
- the ybgC gene encoding tol-pal system-associated acyl-CoA thioesterase, translating into MSNPSVFEWPIRVYYEDTDAGGIVFYANYLKFFERARTEWLRACGIDQQRLAESDGIVFVVKRTSVDYSAPARLDDVIRVVSRIGRLGRASVDFHQEAWRDGVLLASGEIRVASVDRASIRPAGIPAAVLDGLRRGPPAAQSAGALIAPHGGPSRG; encoded by the coding sequence GTGAGCAATCCGTCCGTTTTCGAGTGGCCGATTCGCGTGTACTACGAGGACACCGACGCCGGCGGCATCGTTTTCTACGCGAATTACCTGAAGTTCTTCGAGCGTGCGCGTACCGAATGGCTGCGCGCGTGCGGCATCGACCAGCAACGCCTCGCGGAATCGGACGGCATCGTGTTCGTCGTGAAAAGGACGTCCGTCGATTATTCAGCGCCCGCGCGCCTCGACGACGTGATCCGCGTCGTGAGCCGTATCGGGCGGCTCGGGCGCGCGTCGGTGGACTTCCATCAGGAAGCGTGGCGCGACGGCGTGCTGCTCGCGAGCGGCGAGATTCGCGTGGCGTCGGTGGATCGCGCATCCATTCGGCCGGCCGGCATTCCGGCAGCCGTTCTCGACGGACTCCGACGCGGCCCTCCTGCGGCGCAGTCAGCCGGTGCACTCATTGCGCCGCATGGCGGACCCAGCCGTGGTTAG
- the tolQ gene encoding protein TolQ, with product MNNTQDLSIVSLVVHASVLAQAVMALLLVLSLLSWTFIFRKWFAIRRARAQTERFERDFWSGGDLQALYQSAANNRHTIGALERIFESGMREFLKGKERRITDPSAILDGSRRAMRAAFQREMDVLEANLAFLASVGSVSPYIGLFGTVWGIMNSFRGLANVQQATLANVAPGIAEALVATAIGLFAAIPAVVAYNRYAHDIDRLAIRFETFIEEFSNILQRQAH from the coding sequence ATGAACAATACACAAGACCTGTCGATCGTATCTCTCGTCGTCCATGCCAGCGTGCTCGCGCAGGCCGTGATGGCGCTCTTGCTGGTTCTGTCGCTTCTGTCGTGGACCTTCATCTTCCGCAAGTGGTTCGCCATTCGCCGCGCGCGCGCGCAGACGGAGCGCTTCGAACGTGACTTCTGGTCGGGCGGCGACCTGCAGGCGCTGTATCAGAGCGCGGCGAACAACCGTCACACCATCGGCGCGCTCGAGCGTATCTTCGAGTCGGGCATGCGCGAATTCCTGAAGGGCAAGGAGCGCCGCATCACCGATCCGAGCGCGATTCTCGACGGCTCGCGCCGTGCGATGCGCGCCGCGTTCCAGCGTGAGATGGACGTGCTGGAAGCGAACCTCGCGTTTCTCGCGTCGGTCGGCTCCGTGAGTCCGTATATCGGCTTGTTCGGCACCGTCTGGGGCATCATGAATTCCTTCCGCGGTCTTGCCAACGTGCAACAGGCGACGCTCGCGAACGTCGCGCCGGGCATCGCCGAGGCGCTCGTCGCCACCGCGATCGGCCTGTTCGCCGCGATTCCAGCCGTGGTCGCGTACAACCGCTACGCGCACGACATCGACCGTCTGGCGATCCGCTTCGAGACCTTCATCGAAGAGTTCTCGAACATCTTGCAGCGTCAGGCGCACTAA
- the tolR gene encoding protein TolR, with amino-acid sequence MAGPIRSSMRGSSRRAMADINVVPYIDVMLVLLVIFMVTAPLVSPSIINLPTVGNAQPQEQQPPLVINIKADGSMNVRYKEEGGATQEQKMTKGDLNAFVLNRQESHPDQPVVIAADKTVKYEVVMDVMSDMKARGVKRVGLLVKSQ; translated from the coding sequence ATGGCAGGCCCGATCCGTTCCAGCATGCGCGGCAGTTCGCGCCGCGCAATGGCCGACATCAACGTCGTGCCGTATATCGACGTGATGCTCGTGCTGCTCGTCATCTTCATGGTGACCGCGCCGCTCGTGTCGCCTTCGATCATCAACCTGCCGACCGTCGGCAATGCGCAGCCGCAGGAACAGCAGCCGCCGCTCGTCATCAACATCAAGGCGGACGGCAGCATGAACGTGCGCTACAAGGAAGAAGGCGGCGCGACGCAAGAGCAGAAAATGACGAAGGGCGATCTCAACGCATTCGTGCTCAATCGTCAGGAGTCGCACCCGGATCAGCCGGTCGTGATCGCGGCGGACAAAACGGTGAAGTATGAAGTCGTCATGGACGTGATGTCCGATATGAAAGCGCGCGGCGTGAAGCGCGTTGGATTGCTCGTCAAATCGCAATGA
- the tolA gene encoding cell envelope integrity protein TolA, whose translation MIDRRTGQPQQARARSARPIRPPRERGTGKAFALAAVMHLLLGWLLYHGINWQNNTPAGAEAEIWTDIPDMSAPTPRPAPPPPAPAKAQPAPPPARDEQADIALQEKKRKQQEAAAREAQLAEQRREQQQAQQEAEAKRQQQLAAQAAAAAAAQKAMQDKQKQIEKQRQAEVQKQQQQAKAQQEKERQQQAEAQKAEQLKAEQQQAQKEARAKADAEAKAKAQAKAKADAEAKAKVDAERRARLAALQGQLGGGTSSSGEGLAKSGTGRGAGGNATSPGYAEKVQRRVRPNIVWAGETAGLETVVSVRCSPSGTLLSANISRSSGNEQWDQAALRAVQRSDPMPVDTDGKAPDHFTITLRPAGG comes from the coding sequence ATGATCGATCGTCGCACCGGCCAGCCCCAGCAGGCGCGCGCGCGTTCCGCGCGGCCCATCCGTCCGCCGCGCGAGCGAGGCACGGGCAAGGCGTTCGCGCTCGCGGCCGTCATGCATTTGCTGCTCGGCTGGCTGCTCTATCACGGCATCAACTGGCAGAACAACACGCCGGCCGGCGCCGAAGCGGAAATCTGGACCGATATCCCCGACATGTCCGCGCCTACGCCGCGCCCCGCTCCTCCGCCGCCGGCACCCGCAAAGGCGCAGCCCGCGCCGCCGCCCGCGCGAGACGAGCAGGCGGACATCGCGTTGCAGGAGAAGAAGCGCAAGCAGCAGGAAGCCGCCGCGCGCGAGGCGCAGCTTGCCGAGCAGCGTCGCGAGCAGCAGCAGGCGCAGCAAGAAGCCGAGGCGAAACGCCAGCAGCAACTCGCCGCGCAAGCAGCCGCGGCCGCCGCGGCGCAGAAGGCGATGCAGGACAAGCAGAAGCAGATCGAGAAGCAGCGTCAGGCCGAAGTGCAAAAGCAGCAACAGCAAGCCAAGGCGCAGCAGGAGAAGGAACGCCAGCAACAAGCCGAGGCGCAGAAGGCGGAACAGCTCAAGGCCGAGCAACAGCAGGCACAGAAGGAAGCCCGCGCGAAGGCCGACGCCGAAGCGAAAGCCAAGGCCCAGGCAAAAGCGAAGGCCGACGCGGAAGCGAAGGCGAAGGTCGACGCCGAGCGCCGTGCGCGGCTCGCCGCGCTGCAAGGCCAGTTGGGCGGCGGCACGAGTTCGAGCGGCGAAGGGCTCGCGAAGAGCGGCACGGGCCGGGGCGCGGGCGGCAACGCGACATCGCCGGGTTATGCCGAGAAAGTGCAGCGGCGCGTGCGGCCGAACATCGTGTGGGCGGGTGAGACCGCAGGACTCGAAACCGTCGTGTCGGTCCGTTGTTCGCCGTCGGGCACGCTGCTCTCGGCAAACATCAGCCGGTCGAGCGGCAACGAGCAATGGGATCAGGCGGCGCTTCGCGCGGTGCAGCGTTCGGACCCGATGCCCGTCGATACCGACGGCAAGGCGCCCGATCATTTCACCATCACGCTGCGCCCGGCGGGAGGCTGA
- the tolB gene encoding Tol-Pal system beta propeller repeat protein TolB: MSLMTKLGLRTLVASCLIAAGTAAHAQLNVLVTGVGSTQFPIATANFANEASSPQQISAIIRQDLQRSGKFTNIDAGSTPVSETESVDLGAWKAKGADAFVSGSVTRLSNGQYEVRFRLYDTVKQQNLGGLSLVSAESGLRMSAHKIADYIYAKLLGGRGVFATRLSYVIQTGGRYQLQISDSDGQDAKIALSSPEPIISPAWSPDGTKVAYVSFEKKKPVVYIHDLPTGRRIVVSNQKGNNSAPAWSPDGRKLAVALSRTGNTQIFEVNADGTGLRRLTQGSSIDTEPAYSPDGNSIYFTSDRGGQPQIYRMPAAGESAGAAQRVTFTGSYNTSPRVSPDGKQLAYISRTGGGFKLYLQDLASGTATGLTDTTHDESPSFAANGQYILYATQVNGRGVLAAVSTDGRTRQVLSVQGGAVREPSWGPFMQ, translated from the coding sequence ATGAGTTTGATGACGAAGCTTGGCCTGAGAACGCTGGTCGCATCCTGCCTGATCGCAGCCGGCACCGCCGCACACGCCCAGTTGAACGTGCTCGTCACCGGCGTCGGTTCGACGCAGTTCCCGATCGCGACGGCCAATTTCGCCAACGAGGCGAGCTCGCCGCAGCAGATCAGCGCGATCATTCGTCAGGACTTGCAGAGGAGCGGCAAGTTCACGAACATCGACGCGGGCAGCACGCCGGTCTCGGAAACCGAATCCGTCGATCTCGGCGCGTGGAAGGCCAAGGGCGCGGACGCGTTCGTGTCGGGCAGCGTCACGCGCCTGTCGAACGGCCAGTACGAAGTGCGCTTTCGCCTCTATGACACGGTGAAGCAGCAGAATCTCGGCGGCCTGTCGCTCGTCAGCGCGGAAAGCGGCCTGCGCATGAGCGCGCACAAGATCGCGGATTACATCTACGCCAAGCTGCTCGGCGGCCGGGGCGTGTTCGCCACCCGCCTGTCGTATGTCATTCAGACGGGCGGGCGCTATCAGTTGCAGATCTCGGATTCGGACGGCCAGGACGCGAAGATCGCCCTCTCCAGCCCGGAACCGATCATCTCGCCGGCGTGGTCGCCGGACGGCACGAAGGTCGCGTACGTGTCCTTCGAGAAGAAGAAGCCGGTCGTCTACATTCACGACCTGCCGACGGGGCGCCGCATCGTCGTGTCGAATCAGAAGGGCAACAACAGTGCGCCGGCGTGGTCGCCTGACGGCCGCAAGCTCGCGGTCGCGCTGTCGCGCACCGGCAATACGCAGATTTTCGAAGTCAACGCGGACGGCACCGGCCTGCGCCGTCTGACACAAGGCAGTTCCATCGATACCGAGCCGGCCTACTCGCCCGATGGCAACTCCATCTATTTCACGAGCGATCGCGGCGGCCAACCGCAGATCTACAGAATGCCGGCGGCGGGGGAATCTGCCGGCGCGGCCCAGCGGGTCACGTTTACGGGCAGCTACAACACGAGCCCGCGCGTGAGCCCGGACGGCAAGCAACTCGCGTACATTTCGCGCACCGGCGGCGGCTTCAAGCTGTATTTGCAGGACCTCGCGTCCGGCACGGCAACGGGGCTGACCGACACGACGCATGACGAATCGCCGAGCTTCGCGGCGAATGGTCAGTACATCCTCTACGCCACCCAAGTGAACGGACGTGGCGTGTTGGCAGCCGTATCGACCGATGGTCGCACCCGGCAAGTCTTGTCCGTACAGGGCGGCGCGGTGCGCGAGCCGTCCTGGGGTCCGTTCATGCAATAA
- the pal gene encoding peptidoglycan-associated lipoprotein Pal → MMSKLRIGLAVAMVGALAACHSGVKLDEGANKGAVSTQPNPTDVKQVNIDPLNDPNSPLAKRSIYFDFDSYAVKDDYQPLLQQHSSYLKSHPERHVLIQGNTDERGTSEYNLALGQKRAEAVRRAMSLMGVADSQMEAVSLGKEKPMATGHDESSYAQNRRADLVYQQ, encoded by the coding sequence ATGATGTCGAAACTCCGTATCGGCCTGGCAGTTGCAATGGTCGGCGCATTGGCCGCGTGTCATTCGGGCGTGAAGCTCGATGAAGGCGCAAACAAGGGTGCAGTGAGCACGCAGCCCAACCCGACGGACGTGAAGCAAGTCAACATCGACCCGCTGAACGATCCGAACAGCCCGCTCGCCAAGCGCAGCATCTATTTCGACTTCGACAGCTACGCCGTGAAGGACGACTATCAGCCGCTGCTGCAACAACATTCGTCGTATCTGAAGAGCCATCCGGAGCGTCACGTCCTGATTCAGGGCAACACCGACGAACGCGGCACGAGCGAGTACAACCTCGCGCTCGGCCAGAAGCGTGCGGAAGCCGTGCGTCGCGCGATGTCGCTGATGGGCGTAGCCGATTCGCAGATGGAAGCCGTGAGCCTCGGCAAGGAAAAGCCGATGGCGACGGGTCACGACGAATCGTCGTACGCGCAGAACCGCCGTGCGGATCTCGTGTACCAGCAGTAA
- the ybgF gene encoding tol-pal system protein YbgF — protein sequence MLYRFPLLRAAAAACVAGSAMLGVPAHAGVFDDNEARKAVLDLRTKTDGLTNQLQAAQRTILDQQNRLDQLNQQLATVRGQNEDLANQVATLQKQQKDYYADLDTRLKKFEPQQQTIDGVTGSVQPGETEAFNAASTEFRNGDYKGAAASFKAFVAKYPQSPYQPTAQYWLGNALYAQRDYKGSTAIWQNLVKTYPTHPRAPEALLAIANNQIEQGQKSAAKQTLQQIISQYSGTEVAQTAQSKMSQVK from the coding sequence ATGTTGTATCGCTTTCCCTTGCTGCGCGCTGCCGCAGCCGCGTGTGTAGCCGGTTCGGCAATGCTCGGCGTGCCCGCGCACGCCGGCGTCTTCGACGACAACGAGGCGCGCAAAGCCGTGCTCGATCTGCGCACCAAGACCGATGGCCTCACCAATCAGTTGCAGGCTGCGCAGCGCACGATCCTCGATCAGCAGAACCGCCTCGACCAGCTGAATCAGCAGCTCGCGACGGTTCGCGGCCAGAACGAGGACCTGGCGAACCAGGTGGCCACGCTGCAAAAGCAGCAGAAGGACTATTACGCCGATCTCGATACGCGCTTGAAGAAGTTCGAGCCGCAGCAGCAGACCATCGACGGCGTGACGGGTTCGGTGCAGCCTGGCGAGACGGAAGCGTTCAACGCAGCGTCGACGGAGTTCCGTAACGGTGACTACAAGGGTGCCGCGGCGTCGTTCAAGGCGTTCGTCGCGAAGTATCCGCAAAGCCCGTATCAGCCGACCGCGCAGTACTGGCTCGGCAACGCGTTGTATGCGCAGCGCGACTACAAGGGCTCGACGGCGATCTGGCAGAATCTGGTGAAGACGTACCCCACGCATCCGCGAGCACCCGAAGCGTTGCTCGCAATCGCGAATAACCAGATCGAGCAGGGGCAGAAATCGGCTGCGAAGCAGACGCTCCAACAGATCATCTCGCAGTATTCGGGCACTGAAGTCGCGCAGACGGCGCAAAGCAAGATGTCGCAGGTGAAGTAA
- a CDS encoding response regulator transcription factor translates to MFMRTFVDEAHIVGKQLGALLREKRLDAFSLRYLEELVAKFADSASADDAASMLRRANTSKTAAVLTQREVEILGLVAQAMSNKRIALTLNVTLETVKWNLRNIFAKLGVSGRYDAMVWVRKQELIQ, encoded by the coding sequence ATGTTCATGCGGACGTTCGTCGATGAAGCGCATATCGTCGGCAAGCAACTCGGCGCTCTGTTGCGCGAGAAGCGGCTCGACGCATTCAGCCTGCGCTATCTGGAAGAGCTGGTCGCGAAGTTCGCCGATAGCGCCAGCGCGGACGACGCCGCGTCGATGCTGCGGCGCGCGAACACGTCGAAGACGGCTGCGGTGCTCACGCAACGCGAGGTCGAAATTCTCGGGCTGGTCGCGCAGGCCATGTCGAACAAGCGCATCGCGCTTACGCTGAACGTCACGCTCGAAACCGTGAAATGGAACCTGCGCAATATCTTCGCCAAACTGGGCGTATCGGGCCGTTACGACGCGATGGTCTGGGTGCGTAAGCAGGAGCTGATTCAGTAG
- a CDS encoding YafY family protein: protein MTSSLDEAILRVLPTERDAVSWLSTPEVRRRLEERGHRVGYTKKVQRHLSALEAESRVISTINGRELLWQRKPWLHGLQEGVGLMSASEAVAFHILQRFAGNKLPAAVTQDIDPLFKAAEARLSQEKADSRMYRAWADKIDSVDGAFTLIRPKLRPEIFNTVATATFFERELLVQYRAAYRSESKEKSDAPKTKRLWPLALVESAGVMYMVAQDPLRAPPAGEGEPESARALYRLDRIRSVTESGESFSYPADFRLRKYIETQQAFDFLPEPAVKLELAFEGSAGNQLRESPMSKDQQIDTLPDGRMKVTGTVTPSLKLRWWLRALGAGVEILAPQALRDEFAQDYLKLANRYRHATARAHAGEAA, encoded by the coding sequence ATGACCTCCAGTCTCGACGAAGCCATTCTCCGCGTGCTGCCGACGGAACGGGACGCCGTCTCGTGGCTCTCGACGCCCGAAGTGCGCCGCCGGCTCGAAGAGCGCGGGCATCGCGTCGGATATACGAAAAAGGTGCAGCGCCATCTGAGCGCGCTGGAAGCCGAGTCGCGCGTCATCTCCACCATCAACGGCCGCGAGTTGCTGTGGCAGCGCAAGCCTTGGCTGCACGGCCTTCAGGAAGGCGTCGGGTTGATGAGCGCGTCGGAGGCCGTCGCGTTTCATATTCTCCAGCGCTTCGCGGGCAACAAACTGCCGGCCGCCGTCACCCAAGACATCGATCCGCTGTTCAAGGCGGCAGAAGCGCGGCTGTCGCAGGAAAAAGCGGACAGCCGCATGTATCGCGCGTGGGCCGACAAGATCGATTCCGTGGATGGCGCGTTCACGCTGATTCGCCCGAAGCTGCGTCCGGAGATCTTCAACACGGTGGCGACCGCGACGTTCTTCGAGCGGGAATTGCTCGTGCAGTATCGCGCCGCGTACCGCAGCGAAAGCAAGGAAAAGAGCGATGCGCCGAAGACGAAGCGCCTCTGGCCGCTCGCGCTCGTCGAATCGGCGGGCGTCATGTACATGGTCGCGCAGGACCCGCTCCGCGCGCCGCCGGCCGGCGAAGGCGAGCCGGAATCGGCGCGTGCGCTGTATCGGCTGGACCGCATCCGGTCTGTTACGGAGTCGGGCGAATCGTTCAGCTATCCGGCGGACTTCCGGCTGCGCAAGTACATCGAGACGCAGCAGGCATTCGACTTTCTGCCGGAACCGGCCGTGAAGCTGGAGCTTGCGTTCGAAGGCAGCGCGGGCAATCAGTTGCGCGAATCGCCGATGTCGAAGGATCAGCAGATCGACACCCTGCCCGACGGCCGCATGAAGGTGACCGGCACCGTCACGCCGAGTCTCAAGCTGCGCTGGTGGCTGCGGGCGCTCGGCGCGGGCGTCGAGATTCTTGCGCCGCAAGCGTTGCGCGATGAGTTCGCGCAGGACTATCTGAAGCTCGCGAACCGCTATCGGCATGCAACGGCACGCGCGCACGCAGGAGAAGCGGCATGA
- a CDS encoding Sir2 family NAD-dependent protein deacetylase — protein MSDEALIQQAAAWIADADGLLVTAGAGMGVDSGLPDFRGPEGFWRAYPALRHHGFSFEEMANPQGFVRHPRLAWGFYGHRLALYRATQPHEGFDMLRRWGARMRHGAFVFTSNVDGQFQRAGFAAERVAQCHGAIHAMQCIDACTNDIWPADAFEPVVDEGRCELVNALPLCPHCGRLARPNILMFGDWNWIDTQSAQEERRLAAWLRNVERLVVVELGAGRALPTVRRFSERHGPRVVRINPREYGIAPGVGLGIAGGAKDTLLRLDRALNG, from the coding sequence ATGAGCGACGAAGCGCTCATCCAGCAAGCGGCTGCGTGGATCGCCGACGCCGATGGCCTGCTCGTCACGGCCGGCGCGGGCATGGGCGTCGATTCGGGCCTGCCCGACTTCCGCGGACCGGAAGGCTTCTGGCGCGCGTATCCGGCGTTGCGGCATCACGGCTTTTCATTCGAAGAGATGGCGAATCCCCAGGGCTTCGTGCGGCATCCGCGTCTTGCGTGGGGCTTCTACGGGCATCGGCTGGCGCTGTATCGCGCGACGCAGCCGCACGAAGGTTTCGACATGCTGCGGCGCTGGGGCGCGCGCATGCGTCACGGCGCGTTCGTGTTCACGAGCAACGTCGATGGCCAGTTCCAGCGCGCCGGTTTCGCCGCCGAGCGCGTCGCGCAGTGCCACGGCGCGATCCACGCGATGCAGTGCATCGACGCCTGCACGAACGACATCTGGCCCGCCGACGCGTTCGAGCCGGTCGTCGACGAAGGCCGCTGCGAACTCGTCAACGCGTTGCCGCTTTGTCCGCATTGCGGCCGTCTCGCGCGTCCGAACATTTTGATGTTCGGTGACTGGAACTGGATCGACACGCAATCGGCGCAAGAGGAACGGCGACTTGCGGCTTGGCTTCGAAACGTCGAACGGCTCGTCGTGGTGGAACTGGGCGCGGGCCGCGCGCTGCCGACGGTGCGGCGCTTCAGCGAACGGCACGGCCCGCGCGTCGTGCGCATCAATCCGCGCGAGTACGGCATTGCGCCGGGCGTGGGCTTGGGCATCGCAGGCGGCGCGAAGGACACGCTGCTGCGGCTCGATCGCGCGCTGAACGGCTGA